The window TTGGTTATATCATAAACACCATTTCTCAACCACTTTTTGtatattttcaatcacttttttatttgaaatatataatatcacaaaaaatgctatagtattattctaaataatttttctcAATGATCCACTATCCAAAAACACTCAGTGATTTTTTAATATctcattatttttgttaagaaaaaatcTCATTATTGCACGTGGTGCTAATTAAACCTTTGATTTGACAAACATATCTGAGTTTTTTTTTCCGTGATAATGCCATTCTTCATCATTTGGCTAACAAATTATAACAAACTTAAAGTCcaacttctttttattttggtaGGAATAAGAGGAGTTTTAGTATATTTACATGGATTTATTTACTGCAACTCTTTCCATTGATCACCTAAAAAATATACAAAGCTCAAGGGGCTTAATTAAACCAAGGCCTATAGCAATAGATTGTTGATTGCACTCAAATCTCTGTTCTCGATCTAACTCTATGTATGACCTTCAATATTTACTTTATTGAAAGGAAAGATAGACCAAAACCATTTAAATGGTACCgttccctaaaaaaaaaaaagcattgctTTTTGGTCCTATATCGTTGGCATGCCAACGAATGTAATACTTTTTCTATCACAATTAACTAATTTGATCCCTTATCTAGATAAGTTACAGCCAATGTAATACTCTTAATGGCGAATTGGGAAACCTTACAGATCAAGTTATGTGCAATGCACATGCACCAAGAAAACACAAGGGAAAATCACCGAAATATTCTTTCattctaaaagaaaaaaaaaagagtctggTTTTGATTGTTCAAATTTAAAATGGTGCGAAATGGTTCCTCATGGCTTCACTTATACAAGATGTACCCTTTTGGTCCCAAAACTCATTCAAGGGCAATTTTCTAACTAAAACTCGAATTATGTTATCAATTTATGATAAAATCATCAGCCAAATTACTGCTTTCGATCTACAACTCCAACCAAAAATTCTAAACAACAATATCATTGTTTCGCTCAAGACAATAGTTTTATGAAGTCATTGAGTAAAAGAAAAGGCGAacaaaaaaggagaaagaaaacctGTTGAAATCCGGATGACTTTATTTAAATTCAAAGTTACAGTTGGCTCATCTAAACAGAAGAACATTTTGTATAATCCCAAATATTGCGGTTTAGTCAGCCAACAATATTGTAGGGTCATCTAAGAGAAGTTGCTTTTCTGAGTCTCAATGTTAAAACCGATGCAGCGGAACGGAAAGAACAAACAAGAACAAGCAAGaacaaatttggaagaaatccaattttttttattagggtTCGGAATGTATCAGATGTTTTTGTACATAATGGATATAAGGTATATATATACAACCAAATAACCAAAAACGGATTGGATCATTAGGCCCAAAAATCGAGACCCAAACTAAAACGGATACGATATCTAATATATACCGTAAACTCAGCGGGGGTCGAAGATCTGATTCATGGTATTTCAACAAATCTCAACCTTGACTTGAATCTTCTCGAAAACAGATGTAACAGACGCACTGATGAAGTGCCAAACGTACTCAAAGTCTTCTTTTACCATCAGAATTGTCTCTAAGTACCATTAGAATGCCCATAAGGGCTATCAGAAACTTAGGACATTTAGCAAATCCAAACAATGTTCGAACTTGTGATAAGGAACCGGCTTGGTGAACATATCAGCAGGATTGTCAGCAGTGCCAATTTTCTTCACCTTGATCCTTGTCTCAGATCTCAAGAAGTGATATCGGACATCAATGTGTTTAGTCCTCTCATGATGAACTTAATCCTTGGCTAGACATATTGCACTGAGACTATCACAATATATATTAGCCTGATCCTAATGTAGGCCAAGATCTCCAACCAGCCCCTTTAACCAAATTCCCTCTTTAGCAGCCTCCGTCAGTGCCATATACTCTGCCTCAGTAGTGGACAGAGTCACTGTAGGTTGTAGAGTTGCTTTCCAACTAACTACAAAACACCCAAGATTGAAAACATAATCAGTCATCGACATCCTACTATCAACATCTCCAGCATAATCAGAATTTGAATAGCCTGTAACCAAACACTCTGTATCACCTCTATAGATAAGACCAACATCAGATGTACCCCTCAAGTACCGAAAAATTCGCTTCACGGCCAGCCAGTGCTCCTTCCCAGGATTAGCCATAAATCTGCTAATAACACTGACTGCATATGCCAGATCAGGTCTAATGCAGACCATGGCATACATCCAACTACCCACTGCACTAGAATAGGGAACCTTAGCCATATACTCTATCTCGGCTTTTGACTGTGGTGCGAGTGTAACTGATAGTTGAGCATTCGCTGCACTCGGAGTATTCAAGGGCTTTGCTGTACACATGCCAAATCTAGATAGTACCTTCTCAATATAGCTCTTCTGTGATAAGAAAAACTTCTTCTGACTTCTATCCCTGAAAATCTCCATTCCCAGAATTTTCTATACTGCACCTAAGTCTTTCATCTCAAACTCTACACTGAGAAGACTTTTCAACTTCTATATATCAACTTTGTTCCTCGCAGGTATGAGCATATCATCTACATACAGAATCAAGTAGATCATCGAACCATCTTCAAGTTTGTTGTGATATACACAACAATAATACTGACTTCTGTTGTAGCCGAGCTCAATCACGAAGCCGTCAAATCTGTTGTACCACTACCTTGGGGATTGCTTTAATCCATACAAGGATTTCTTCAACTTGCATACATAATCTTCTTTTCTCATAACATGAAATCCATCTGGCTGAATCATATAAATCTCTTCATCTAACTCTCCATGTAGGAAAGCTGTCTTCACGTCTAGCTGCTCAAGTTCTAAGTCCTGATGTGCAACCATTGCTAGTAGCACCCTGATAGAAGTGTGTCTGACCACCGGTGAGAAAATCTCATTGTAGTCTACTCCTTCTCTTTGAGTGAACCCTTTTGCAACAACACGTGCTTTATACTTAATGCCCTCAGCTGGAgaaattccttccttccttTTAAAGACCCATTTGCAAGCCATAACCTTTCTCTCTGCTGGCCGTTTGACCAATTCCCAAATGTCGTTCGTGTGTAACGATTCCATTTCATCACCCATTGCAGCAAGCCATTGAGCTGACTCACTGCCTGAAATAGCTTCTCTATAGGTAGAGGGCTCAGGAGAATCCACCTCCTCAGCAACCTGAAATGCATAACCTACAAAATCCCAATACCTGCTGGGAGCTCGTACTCCCACTCTCCTTGCACGATCATAAGCAATACCGTGCTGCTGAGTTTCTGATGCAGTATGGGATATAGATGCCAACTTTTCTGCTGATGTAGGTTCTGGAGACTCTATTTTTGCAGGAGGTTCAGTTTCAAAGGATAGCTGTTGATGATCACCAAATTACTGCTatgattcaaaatcaatttGAATGATTTGTAGCTCCACCTGTTTATCAACACCTGcattttcttcaacaacagTCTTCACAGGGGGGTTAAGTATAGAGTTTTCAtaaaaaattacacttctactaagtataactttcttttctgAGGGTGACCAGATTTTATACCCTTTAACCCCGTCTCTATATCCCGGAAATACTCCCTTTTTAGCCTTTAATTCTAGTTTGCCCTCACTGACATGATAATACGTAGTACAACCAAAAGCCTTCAAATTTGAGTAAGTAGGGGACATACCAGACCACACTTCATAAGATATCTTGCAGCCTATACCTGTATGAGGTGCACGATTGATCAAGAAGCAGGCTGTGCTCACTGCTTCCGCCCAGAACCCCCTTGGCAACTCAGCATTGAAAAGCATACACCGTGCTCTCTCTAAAAGTGTTTGATTCATGCATTCTGCTACACCGTTTTATTATGGTGTGTGTCGAACTGTGTGATGCCGAGCAATTTCTTCATCTTTGCAGAACTCATCAAACTCCTTCGAACAGAATTCCAGACTATTATCAGTTCTCAGCTTTTTGATCTTCTTTCCAATTTGATTCTCTACTAAGGCCTTCCACtgtttgaagttcttgaaagctTCACCTTTTTCCTTCATAACGATTACCCAAGTCatccttgaataatcatcaatcatGGATAAAAAATACCGACAGCCTCCCAAAGACTCAACTCGTGAAGGACATCAACAGTCAGAATGGATATACTCAAGTGTGCCTTTTGTCATGTGAATTGCCTTCCTAAACTTTTTGCGATGTAGTTTACAGAAAGTACAATGTTCACAGAATCCAAGATCGGTGACCTTGTGGCCTTCTAGAAGATCATGTTTAGACAGAATCTGCATCCCCCTTTCGCTTATATGACCAAGTCTAATGTGCCACAGCTTAGTCATATCAGACCTGCGATCTTTATAAGAAGCAACAGCAGCAGCGGCAGAACCTGTTAGCGTAGAACCCTGTAAGATGTACAAGGTGCCATGCTTAACTCCTTTGAGAACCACTAATGAACCTTTACTGATGCACAACTCTCCACTTCCTCCGCTGAACCTGAAACCCTTACTGTCAAGAGTACTAAGTGATATCAGATTCTTTGTCATTTTGGGGACGTGCCTGACTTCATTAAATGTGGCAATTTTCTAGTATGTATCCTGATCTTAATCGAACCGATCCCAATAGCCTTGCAGACAGCGCTATTAGCCATCACAACATTCCTGCCATCTATCTGCTCATATGTTGTAAACCATTCCCTGTTTGGACATATGTGATAGGATGCCCCAGAATCAAGAACCCACACATCAGAGTGATGTGTTGGTTCGTTTGCAATTAGGGCCAGGTCTTCTTCTGAATTTTCCACTTCCTTTTCTACAACTGAAGCTGAAGCATGTTGTTTTTCCtgttgcttcttcttcttgggaCAATCAGATTTCCAATGACTCTTTTCCTTGCAGTAGTTACAGACATCATCCGGCTTGGGACCTTTAGAGAACTGCTTCTTGTTTCCAAACTTCTTTTTTCCCAATTTTCCTTTACCACTGCTGACAACTAGCCCAGCAGCCTGATTATCTGTAACATTACCAGCTGCCTTATGGTGCAACTCTCTACTATGCAATGCTGATCTTACTTCTTCTAAAGTCACTGTATCTTTACCGCCAATAAAAGACTGAACAAAATTCTCATACGATAACGGTAGAGACACTAACAGAATCAACGCGGCATCCTCATCCTCAATTTTAACATCAATATTACGCAACTCAAGAAGAATCGTATTTAATTGATCTAAATGTTTTCGAAGAGGAGTACCTTCCTGCATACGCAGACCGAACAGACATTGCTTTAGGAGCAACTTGTTGATTAAAGACTTCGTCATATAGAGATTTTCAAGTTTAACCCACAAACCCGCAGCAGTTTCTTCACCGGCGACCTCAGTGATGACATCATCTGCCAGGCACAGCATGATTGTCGAGTGAGCCTTTTCCTCCAGACTCATCGACTCTTCATCAACGGAATCCGATTTCTTCTTCGTCAGCGGACTCCACAGACCCTGTTGCTTTGACAGAGCCCGCATCTTGATCTGCCACAAACTGAAACTATTTCTCCCGGTGACCTTGTCGATCTTGATGTTCAAAGCAGACATGTTGTTGCGTGATCTGAGCCCTAGGACAAACctagagctctgataccaatttgttAAAACCGATGCAGCGAAACGGAAA is drawn from Coffea arabica cultivar ET-39 chromosome 1c, Coffea Arabica ET-39 HiFi, whole genome shotgun sequence and contains these coding sequences:
- the LOC140038317 gene encoding secreted RxLR effector protein 161-like, producing MEIFRDRSQKKFFLSQKSYIEKVLSRFGMCTAKPLNTPSAANAQLSVTLAPQSKAEIEYMAKVPYSSAVGSWMYAMVCIRPDLAYAVSVISRFMANPGKEHWLAVKRIFRYLRGTSDVGLIYRGDTECLVTGYSNSDYAGDVDSRMSMTDYVFNLGCFVVSWKATLQPTVTLSTTEAEYMALTEAAKEGIWLKGLVGDLGLH